A genome region from Maridesulfovibrio salexigens DSM 2638 includes the following:
- a CDS encoding PdxA family dehydrogenase, whose product MKKNICITLGDPNGLGPELACRLLADRPADRAYLMIGPENGLLYHLERLGLEKFYTVLDDPEQIVDAEPGYYLYCPKVLDDFELKVGHADPEGGRCAGEAMETAMDLLNRKVLAGLVTCPLNKAMLQLAGFDFPGHTEFLATRSGVGRENVCMHLGGPKLKVSLVTTHPRFVDIEGLVTKERILRCIELTDGLVKSLGLTKPIAVCGLNPHAGESGRIGDEEIKVIEPAIAEAQARGFDVEGPFPGDTVFYFCSTGRL is encoded by the coding sequence ATGAAAAAAAATATATGTATTACTCTTGGTGATCCTAATGGATTGGGGCCTGAGCTTGCTTGTAGATTGCTGGCAGATCGTCCGGCTGACCGTGCTTATTTGATGATTGGTCCGGAGAATGGTCTGCTGTACCATCTTGAGCGATTGGGTCTGGAAAAATTTTATACTGTACTTGATGACCCGGAGCAGATTGTTGATGCCGAGCCGGGGTACTACCTGTACTGCCCGAAAGTACTGGACGATTTTGAACTGAAAGTCGGTCATGCTGATCCTGAGGGTGGACGTTGTGCCGGGGAAGCTATGGAGACAGCAATGGACCTGCTGAATCGTAAGGTTCTGGCTGGCCTGGTTACCTGCCCTCTGAATAAGGCCATGCTGCAACTGGCCGGATTTGACTTTCCGGGTCATACTGAATTTCTGGCAACCCGTTCCGGTGTAGGGAGAGAGAATGTATGCATGCATCTTGGCGGCCCGAAACTCAAGGTAAGTCTTGTGACCACTCATCCCCGTTTTGTGGATATTGAGGGACTGGTTACCAAGGAGCGTATTCTGCGTTGTATTGAATTGACCGATGGCTTGGTAAAGTCTTTGGGGCTTACCAAACCTATAGCGGTTTGCGGGTTGAATCCGCATGCCGGGGAATCCGGGCGTATCGGTGATGAAGAGATCAAGGTCATTGAACCTGCCATTGCTGAAGCACAGGCCAGAGGTTTTGATGTGGAAGGACCTTTTCCGGGTGATACTGTTTTTTATTTTTGCAGCACAGGGCGATTATAG
- a CDS encoding methyl-accepting chemotaxis protein: protein MSWVSRSLLRVILLPIIIPILAGIGGLVFYVQSSSYKMVLDNSMESASSQAAIVASSLDLFVTDTMAVVKSLSGQEAVKKIFEDKSSSAGALFKETMRNNEVLWAVLAFDRNGKILSGMDSKGTILDGLDIRSRDYVKAILKGEDSYITKSVFRSKTDKSLLFGASAAVTDGQGRLLGGIAVFGNWAKFTDRFVRPVIVGTEGYGVVTDADGLVLYHPAEKLILQDLSKYDFMKRALAAGSGNEFYDWQGRSKAMIFKTDPKTGWLVMLTAYESDLASAAVMQRNVLTAVGGIIVLVVCGIVYFSVRRLVIVPVSGGMQVAGKMAAGDLTDSVTSDSPNEIGKLMRSLGSMISSLRDVVVGVKSAAEQVAAGSEEVSASAQHLSAGATEQAASVEEVSASISQMTGNISKNTELAEETREIAVKTAREAVNGGEAVSQTVVAMKDIAEKTSIIEDIARQTNLLALNAAIEAARAGEHGKGFAVVASEVRKLAERSGVAAGEIRELTGSSLEVAERAKQVLDTMIQDINRNEELVGEVAAASREQYEGGQQISKAVTQLDDVIQRNAAFAEELSSTSEELSAQAVKLQETMQFFTVPDDSHHFTPVIHREEDTIPALEPGDGFKRM, encoded by the coding sequence ATGAGCTGGGTATCGAGAAGTTTGCTGAGAGTGATACTGTTGCCGATTATCATACCTATTTTGGCTGGAATTGGAGGGCTTGTCTTTTACGTCCAGAGTTCTTCATATAAAATGGTTCTTGATAATTCTATGGAGTCAGCCAGCAGTCAGGCAGCCATTGTTGCGTCTTCTTTGGACTTATTCGTTACTGATACAATGGCAGTGGTTAAGAGTCTTTCAGGGCAGGAAGCAGTAAAAAAAATATTTGAAGATAAATCTTCCTCCGCCGGAGCGTTGTTTAAAGAAACCATGCGCAATAATGAAGTGCTCTGGGCTGTTCTCGCATTTGATCGCAATGGAAAAATTTTATCGGGGATGGACAGCAAAGGCACCATTCTCGATGGACTGGATATACGTTCGCGAGACTACGTTAAGGCGATCTTAAAAGGTGAAGACAGTTACATAACCAAGTCTGTCTTTCGGTCCAAGACTGATAAAAGCCTGCTTTTCGGGGCTAGTGCAGCTGTCACAGATGGGCAAGGCCGTTTGTTGGGCGGCATTGCTGTCTTTGGTAACTGGGCGAAATTTACCGATCGTTTTGTACGGCCTGTTATTGTCGGTACTGAAGGATACGGTGTTGTTACAGATGCCGATGGGTTGGTGCTTTATCATCCGGCGGAAAAATTGATCCTACAGGATTTAAGTAAGTACGATTTTATGAAAAGAGCACTTGCTGCGGGTTCAGGAAATGAATTTTATGATTGGCAGGGGCGCAGTAAGGCCATGATTTTCAAGACCGATCCTAAAACAGGATGGCTGGTAATGCTTACTGCGTATGAAAGTGATCTGGCTTCTGCAGCTGTTATGCAACGTAATGTCCTGACGGCAGTTGGGGGAATTATTGTTCTGGTGGTTTGCGGTATAGTTTATTTTTCAGTCCGCAGGCTGGTGATTGTCCCTGTAAGTGGTGGAATGCAGGTGGCCGGGAAAATGGCTGCAGGGGATTTAACTGATTCTGTAACGAGTGATTCTCCTAATGAGATTGGTAAGCTGATGCGTTCATTGGGAAGTATGATTTCATCTTTGCGTGATGTTGTTGTCGGAGTGAAATCCGCCGCAGAGCAGGTTGCTGCAGGAAGTGAGGAGGTTTCCGCTTCCGCCCAGCATCTTTCAGCTGGTGCCACGGAGCAGGCTGCTTCGGTGGAGGAAGTTTCCGCTTCCATTTCTCAGATGACAGGCAATATATCCAAGAATACTGAGCTTGCAGAAGAGACTCGTGAAATAGCGGTAAAAACTGCTCGTGAAGCTGTGAATGGTGGGGAGGCTGTTTCTCAAACAGTTGTCGCAATGAAGGATATTGCAGAAAAGACCTCCATAATTGAGGATATTGCACGCCAGACTAATCTTTTGGCCTTGAATGCTGCTATTGAGGCTGCGCGTGCCGGAGAGCATGGTAAAGGTTTTGCCGTGGTAGCCTCAGAAGTGCGCAAGCTTGCCGAAAGAAGTGGTGTGGCAGCCGGAGAGATCAGGGAACTGACGGGCTCAAGTTTAGAGGTCGCTGAGAGAGCCAAACAAGTCTTGGATACTATGATTCAAGACATCAACCGTAATGAGGAGCTTGTTGGTGAAGTGGCTGCTGCCAGTCGTGAGCAGTATGAAGGAGGACAGCAGATCTCAAAGGCTGTTACTCAGCTTGATGACGTGATTCAACGTAATGCTGCTTTTGCGGAAGAGTTGTCATCCACATCTGAGGAGTTGTCTGCACAGGCGGTTAAACTTCAGGAGACAATGCAATTCTTTACTGTCCCTGACGATTCCCATCATTTTACTCCGGTCATTCATAGAGAAGAGGATACGATTCCTGCATTGGAGCCCGGAGACGGTTTTAAGCGTATGTGA
- the glgA gene encoding glycogen synthase GlgA, whose protein sequence is MHDVLYVTSEMYPFSKTGGLGDVMGALPPAIHAKGAKTAVITPFYGRMNLDGHKLRLVYSDLHVGYPWPDTTAEIYQTDYDGISVYFVSRGEFFDRRHYYNTHYGDYFDNCERFIFFCKAVLKWARMLPSPPAVVHSHDWQSALVPPYLYFERQTDSFWKNTKTVTTIHNLAFQGRFSERLFHESHLPAEAWTMHGAEFYGDLNMLKASIAYSDAVTTVSPSYAKEILGPEFGCGLEGFLNTQSHKLHGILNGADYSIWDPCNDKFLPCCYSAEDTRGKLECKRSMLRDFYMSDQLEDKPVLGFIGRLRGQKGIDLLIDILPRLMKKDVGVIVLGEGDLGYEARLLEFMEEYPGQFCVQVGYTEDLAHGIQAGSDIFLMPSRYEPCGLTQIYALRFGTPPVATAVGGLRDTITPYPASDATGFTFEKPDSDLFYEAVMQAVQAWHDREEWQKMVKRAMRKEFTWDRSAGEYIKLYRELGARL, encoded by the coding sequence GTGCACGACGTTCTTTATGTTACATCTGAAATGTATCCCTTTTCAAAAACCGGCGGACTTGGTGATGTTATGGGGGCTTTGCCTCCGGCAATCCACGCCAAGGGAGCCAAAACCGCTGTAATCACGCCTTTTTACGGGCGCATGAATCTTGACGGTCATAAATTGCGGCTGGTTTATTCCGACCTGCATGTGGGCTATCCTTGGCCGGACACGACAGCAGAAATTTACCAGACTGACTACGATGGTATTTCCGTATATTTTGTGTCTCGTGGTGAATTTTTTGATCGTCGTCATTATTACAACACCCACTACGGTGATTATTTCGACAATTGCGAACGGTTCATCTTTTTCTGTAAGGCTGTGCTCAAGTGGGCACGCATGCTTCCCTCGCCTCCGGCAGTGGTTCATTCCCATGACTGGCAGTCCGCACTGGTGCCGCCATATCTGTATTTTGAGCGGCAAACGGATTCATTCTGGAAGAACACCAAGACCGTGACTACAATTCACAACCTTGCTTTTCAGGGGCGTTTTTCTGAAAGGTTGTTTCATGAATCCCACCTGCCTGCTGAAGCATGGACCATGCACGGGGCCGAGTTTTACGGCGATTTGAACATGCTTAAGGCCAGCATTGCCTATAGCGATGCGGTGACTACGGTCAGCCCGTCTTATGCGAAAGAAATTTTAGGTCCGGAATTTGGCTGCGGTCTGGAAGGTTTTCTCAATACCCAGTCCCACAAGCTGCACGGTATCCTGAACGGTGCAGATTACTCTATTTGGGATCCTTGTAATGATAAGTTTTTACCCTGTTGCTACAGCGCAGAAGATACCCGCGGCAAGCTGGAGTGCAAGAGAAGTATGCTGCGAGATTTTTACATGTCCGACCAACTGGAGGATAAGCCTGTATTGGGGTTCATAGGACGTTTACGGGGGCAAAAGGGAATCGACCTGCTCATTGACATCCTGCCTAGGCTGATGAAGAAAGATGTAGGGGTAATTGTGCTTGGTGAGGGTGATCTTGGTTACGAAGCACGTTTACTGGAGTTCATGGAAGAGTATCCCGGGCAGTTCTGCGTACAGGTCGGGTATACCGAGGATCTGGCTCACGGAATTCAAGCAGGCTCAGATATATTTCTAATGCCTTCTCGCTATGAGCCGTGCGGATTGACCCAAATTTACGCTCTGCGCTTCGGTACTCCTCCCGTAGCTACAGCTGTGGGCGGTTTGCGCGATACCATTACTCCGTATCCGGCGTCTGATGCCACCGGCTTTACCTTTGAGAAGCCGGATTCAGATTTGTTCTATGAAGCGGTAATGCAGGCTGTGCAGGCATGGCATGACCGTGAAGAGTGGCAGAAAATGGTGAAGCGGGCCATGCGTAAGGAATTCACATGGGATCGTTCAGCGGGTGAATACATAAAATTATATCGCGAGCTGGGTGCCAGATTGTAG
- a CDS encoding TrmH family RNA methyltransferase, with protein sequence MERQRTPQREARVRDVLAKRQKDFTLIIDNVWDPHNVSAILRSCDAFGIYGIHLYYTVSQWPELAKKSSASGKKWVERTKHTDPVKMVGGLRDQGYQVLRTGFSETARPLMDFDLSKPSAVILSNEHSGTAPELAELVPDEVYIPMQGMIQSFNVSVAAALILYHGFSQRFAKGMYDNPSFTPEEMEKLTAEWLAR encoded by the coding sequence ATGGAAAGACAGAGAACACCTCAAAGAGAAGCAAGGGTCAGGGATGTTCTGGCAAAGCGCCAGAAGGATTTCACCCTTATTATTGACAATGTATGGGATCCCCACAATGTTTCGGCCATCCTTAGAAGCTGTGATGCCTTCGGCATATACGGCATACATTTGTATTATACTGTATCACAATGGCCCGAACTTGCAAAAAAATCTTCTGCTTCAGGGAAGAAATGGGTAGAGCGTACCAAACATACTGATCCTGTAAAGATGGTCGGTGGATTGCGCGATCAGGGATATCAGGTACTTAGAACCGGTTTTTCCGAGACAGCAAGGCCGCTTATGGATTTTGATCTCAGCAAACCTTCTGCTGTTATCCTTAGTAATGAGCATAGCGGAACTGCCCCGGAACTTGCGGAACTGGTACCGGATGAAGTCTATATTCCCATGCAGGGCATGATTCAGAGCTTCAACGTATCCGTTGCCGCAGCGCTGATTCTTTACCACGGCTTTTCCCAGCGTTTTGCCAAGGGCATGTACGATAATCCGTCTTTTACTCCTGAAGAGATGGAAAAGTTGACTGCCGAATGGTTAGCCAGATAG
- a CDS encoding glycosyltransferase family 2 protein has protein sequence MIAAAHNFETEKVEQFLSAVKNSIPLWVMGTEELSHQNGLINVFQHLSSGKPMFEEVSAGLSLLAWQQNPLDRSAAVRCMSLNETSCPAARLGMLQTLIKTPVSEIPLQDLDNLLQAGDHALIIRHLFPLLRGADGLSWLTHSWDTLLRMGNAELPRTALELVNWSEELIQLKQRLKAQYNFLYSSPEETFQALNELDRDIWSLWLDYMRSELLICTGQNEEGTALLAELWKNNIWNLNWGQKLHGQLNPIDTSNALVNSEEVAILLYSWNNGQLIENTLKSVATSNIGNARVFALNNGSDDSTGQVVNEAQYIFRTEYYKPIHLQVNVGAPAARNWLLAEPEVRKSKWAVFLDDDVELEPNWLEELLATAQSYGNPGAVGCRITSTGAPRSLQSADYHLFPPGNGTSQIEGLTERIMVFDSCRNGFDYGQFSYTRPAMHVSGCCHMLNMEAIRQCGDFDVRFNPTQFDDLERDLRAALGGFEHVYAGQLRIGHIQHSSLAKASNVRSMAQVFGNKIKLESKYSEHDLNVLFGKDLAMLWQDAERKWKELAEALTPR, from the coding sequence ATGATTGCTGCCGCACACAATTTCGAAACTGAGAAAGTTGAACAATTCCTCTCTGCAGTCAAAAATTCAATCCCCCTCTGGGTTATGGGAACTGAAGAACTTTCCCACCAAAATGGATTGATCAACGTCTTTCAGCACCTTTCATCCGGTAAGCCCATGTTTGAGGAAGTCAGTGCAGGACTGTCACTGCTTGCATGGCAGCAGAATCCGTTGGACCGTTCCGCAGCTGTACGATGCATGAGCTTAAACGAAACATCCTGCCCCGCTGCTCGGCTGGGGATGCTGCAAACGTTGATTAAAACCCCGGTATCGGAAATACCTCTCCAGGACCTCGACAACCTCCTTCAGGCGGGCGACCATGCCCTGATTATCCGTCATCTTTTTCCTCTGTTACGCGGCGCGGACGGATTAAGCTGGCTGACCCATTCATGGGATACCCTCCTGCGCATGGGCAATGCGGAACTTCCGCGCACAGCTCTTGAGCTGGTCAATTGGAGTGAAGAATTAATACAACTTAAACAGAGACTTAAAGCGCAGTACAATTTTTTATACAGTTCACCGGAAGAAACTTTTCAGGCCTTAAATGAACTGGACCGCGATATCTGGTCATTATGGCTGGATTATATGCGCAGTGAATTGCTGATCTGTACCGGACAAAATGAAGAAGGTACGGCATTACTGGCTGAACTTTGGAAAAACAATATATGGAATCTGAACTGGGGACAAAAACTGCACGGGCAGCTTAACCCGATCGACACTTCAAACGCCCTCGTCAATTCTGAAGAGGTCGCCATCCTGCTCTACTCATGGAACAATGGACAGCTTATTGAAAATACGCTCAAGAGCGTAGCAACATCTAATATAGGAAACGCGCGGGTCTTCGCCTTGAACAACGGTTCTGACGACAGCACAGGACAAGTAGTCAATGAGGCGCAGTATATTTTCCGCACGGAGTACTACAAACCGATACATCTGCAAGTAAATGTGGGTGCTCCCGCAGCACGAAACTGGCTGCTGGCAGAGCCGGAAGTACGCAAGTCCAAGTGGGCTGTGTTTCTGGATGATGATGTGGAACTGGAACCGAATTGGCTGGAAGAGCTGCTGGCAACCGCACAAAGTTACGGAAATCCCGGAGCTGTCGGCTGCCGTATAACCTCCACCGGGGCACCAAGATCATTGCAGTCGGCAGACTATCATCTATTCCCGCCCGGAAACGGAACCTCACAAATTGAAGGACTGACCGAGCGGATCATGGTATTTGACAGCTGTCGTAACGGTTTTGATTACGGGCAATTTTCTTACACCCGTCCGGCAATGCACGTATCAGGCTGCTGCCATATGCTGAATATGGAAGCAATTCGCCAGTGCGGAGATTTCGATGTACGTTTTAACCCTACCCAATTCGATGATCTTGAACGAGACCTGCGTGCAGCTTTAGGCGGCTTTGAACATGTATATGCCGGTCAGTTACGCATCGGACATATCCAGCACTCAAGCTTGGCCAAGGCAAGTAACGTACGTTCTATGGCGCAGGTTTTCGGCAACAAGATAAAACTGGAAAGCAAATACAGCGAGCATGACCTGAACGTCCTTTTTGGAAAGGATCTGGCCATGCTCTGGCAGGATGCTGAACGCAAATGGAAAGAGCTTGCAGAAGCCCTTACACCGAGATAG
- a CDS encoding 4-hydroxythreonine-4-phosphate dehydrogenase PdxA yields the protein MILFFIFAAQGDYSAVLAMYHDQGLAPLKLLHFSEAVNITLGLPFPRTSPDHGTGYDITGTGKASLDSFKAAMECAEMMVDA from the coding sequence GTGATACTGTTTTTTATTTTTGCAGCACAGGGCGATTATAGTGCGGTGCTGGCTATGTATCATGATCAGGGGCTGGCTCCGCTCAAGCTGCTCCATTTCAGCGAAGCGGTGAATATTACCCTCGGCCTGCCATTCCCGCGCACTTCACCTGATCATGGGACCGGATATGATATAACCGGAACAGGTAAAGCTTCTCTTGATAGCTTCAAAGCTGCTATGGAATGTGCTGAAATGATGGTTGACGCATAA
- a CDS encoding response regulator, which produces MRALIAEDEFVGRKLLSTFLAPLFVIDVAVNGREAVEAYKLAYEEGDPYSLILMDIMMPEQDGLSALEEIRSFEKEKGMAQHCKVIMTTALDDPKTVIRSFHDAEASAFIVKPVNREKLYKELKKIGLMNK; this is translated from the coding sequence ATGCGTGCGCTGATTGCTGAGGATGAATTTGTAGGGCGAAAACTACTATCGACCTTTCTTGCTCCACTTTTCGTGATTGATGTCGCGGTAAATGGAAGAGAAGCGGTTGAAGCATACAAACTGGCTTACGAAGAAGGTGACCCATACAGTTTGATACTTATGGACATCATGATGCCTGAGCAGGACGGACTTTCCGCTCTGGAAGAAATAAGAAGTTTTGAAAAAGAAAAAGGAATGGCCCAGCACTGCAAAGTCATTATGACGACAGCTCTGGACGACCCGAAAACAGTCATACGTTCCTTCCATGATGCAGAAGCATCCGCTTTCATTGTAAAACCCGTGAACAGAGAAAAACTTTACAAAGAGCTCAAGAAAATCGGGCTTATGAACAAATAG
- the glgB gene encoding 1,4-alpha-glucan branching protein GlgB codes for MPETLPVYIAPFDLFLFGKGEHWDLYRILGAHFDLHEGQEGYRFAVWAPNAREIYVTGDFNGWDNRANKLMPVGVSGIWAGFIPGVKPGQMYKYHVVQSDGHEVTKTDPLAFRTEMRPGHAAVTWGLDNYEWQDEEWMSERRQTGLPLDKPVSVYEVHLGSWRREGWDYRSYRQLTEELIPYAKDMGFTHIELMPIAEHPLDESWGYQTTHYYSPTSRHGNPDDLRYFIDQCHQAGLGVILDWVPGHFPKDDWGLGRFDGTSLYEHADARKGEHPDWGTYIFNFGRHEVCNFLLANALYWLKEFHIDGLRIDAVASMLYLDYSRREGEWIPNEHGGNENIEAIELLKKLNTVVHEQFPGAMMIAEESTSWPGVSRPVYTGGLGFTFKWNMGWMNDTLDYMEKSPIHRSYHHNNLTFSMIYAFSENFFLPLSHDEVVHGKGALLSKMPGDMWQQMANLRLLFSYQWAHPGKNLLFMGCEFGQWNEWNCRQELDWMLLGFPSHQGLRNTVIDLNRVMHENPAMYKHDTDWSGFEWVDFNDYKSSTISFLRKSEGESPVLWVFNFTPVVRSGYCLGCPQDGNWEEIFNSDAEIYGGSNVGNIGNVEARKAGDLGAFPYYLELTLPPLGAIALRPKQA; via the coding sequence ATGCCAGAAACTTTACCTGTTTATATTGCCCCTTTTGATCTTTTCCTGTTCGGCAAAGGGGAACACTGGGATTTATACCGTATACTCGGTGCTCATTTTGATCTGCATGAAGGTCAGGAAGGTTACCGTTTTGCGGTCTGGGCGCCCAATGCCCGTGAAATTTATGTTACCGGTGACTTCAATGGCTGGGATAACCGGGCCAACAAACTTATGCCTGTGGGAGTCTCCGGCATTTGGGCCGGCTTTATTCCCGGCGTGAAGCCCGGTCAGATGTATAAATATCATGTGGTTCAGAGTGACGGTCATGAAGTAACCAAGACCGATCCTTTAGCTTTCCGCACTGAAATGCGTCCCGGCCATGCCGCAGTTACCTGGGGGCTTGATAATTACGAATGGCAGGACGAAGAGTGGATGTCCGAACGGCGTCAGACCGGCTTGCCGTTGGATAAGCCTGTCTCTGTTTACGAGGTTCATCTCGGATCGTGGCGCAGGGAAGGCTGGGATTATCGTTCCTACCGCCAGCTTACCGAAGAGCTGATTCCTTACGCAAAAGATATGGGTTTCACCCATATCGAACTGATGCCCATTGCCGAGCATCCCCTTGATGAATCGTGGGGCTATCAGACAACCCATTACTATTCACCCACATCGCGGCATGGTAATCCTGATGATTTGCGCTACTTCATTGATCAGTGCCATCAGGCCGGACTGGGCGTGATCCTTGACTGGGTACCGGGTCATTTTCCAAAGGATGATTGGGGTTTGGGTCGTTTTGATGGCACATCTCTTTATGAGCATGCCGATGCCCGTAAAGGAGAGCACCCGGATTGGGGAACCTACATTTTTAATTTCGGTCGTCATGAGGTCTGCAACTTTCTGCTGGCTAATGCTCTTTATTGGCTTAAGGAATTTCACATAGACGGACTGCGCATTGATGCCGTGGCCTCCATGCTTTATCTCGATTACTCCCGTCGTGAAGGGGAGTGGATTCCCAATGAGCACGGCGGAAATGAGAATATAGAGGCGATTGAGCTGCTCAAGAAACTTAATACCGTAGTTCACGAGCAGTTTCCCGGTGCTATGATGATTGCCGAGGAATCAACTTCATGGCCCGGTGTGTCCCGTCCTGTTTATACCGGAGGTCTAGGTTTTACTTTTAAATGGAACATGGGCTGGATGAATGACACTCTTGATTACATGGAAAAGAGTCCCATTCACCGCTCTTACCATCATAACAACCTGACCTTTTCCATGATCTATGCTTTCAGCGAGAACTTTTTCCTGCCGCTTTCTCATGATGAAGTTGTGCATGGTAAAGGTGCGCTGCTTTCCAAAATGCCCGGTGATATGTGGCAGCAGATGGCTAACCTGCGTTTGCTCTTCAGTTATCAGTGGGCTCATCCGGGCAAGAATCTGCTTTTCATGGGCTGTGAGTTCGGGCAGTGGAATGAGTGGAATTGCCGTCAGGAGCTTGATTGGATGTTGCTCGGTTTTCCTTCTCATCAGGGCTTGCGCAACACGGTCATTGATTTGAATCGGGTCATGCATGAGAATCCGGCCATGTACAAGCACGACACTGATTGGTCCGGTTTTGAGTGGGTGGACTTTAATGATTACAAGTCATCGACCATAAGTTTTCTGCGCAAGAGTGAAGGCGAGAGCCCAGTTCTCTGGGTGTTTAACTTCACTCCGGTGGTGCGGTCTGGGTATTGCCTCGGTTGTCCTCAAGATGGGAATTGGGAGGAAATTTTCAATTCCGATGCTGAAATTTACGGTGGTTCCAATGTGGGTAACATCGGTAATGTCGAGGCCCGTAAAGCAGGAGATCTGGGCGCTTTCCCCTACTATCTGGAACTGACTCTGCCGCCTTTGGGAGCTATTGCTTTACGACCAAAGCAGGCGTAG
- a CDS encoding NUDIX domain-containing protein has protein sequence MLGSKPCPHCGKDVVLYRNPVPTVDVVIYDPILGVVLIERNNPPLGWALPGGFVDYGETLEHAAVREAKEETGLEVVLTGLVGVYSMPCRDDRQHTISVTYSAVTSDTSALQAGDDAGGARFFKLDSLPDLVFDHRDILSDFSSNLIRLQTHAAVGNK, from the coding sequence ATGCTCGGATCAAAACCGTGTCCCCACTGCGGGAAAGATGTTGTACTTTATCGTAATCCCGTTCCCACTGTTGATGTTGTTATTTATGATCCTATCCTTGGGGTTGTACTTATTGAACGGAATAATCCTCCTTTAGGTTGGGCTTTGCCCGGAGGTTTTGTTGATTACGGCGAAACCCTTGAACATGCTGCCGTTCGCGAGGCAAAGGAAGAAACCGGGCTGGAAGTTGTCCTGACGGGGTTGGTCGGGGTTTATTCCATGCCCTGCCGCGATGACCGCCAGCATACCATAAGCGTTACCTATAGTGCCGTGACCAGTGACACTTCTGCTTTGCAGGCCGGGGATGATGCAGGAGGGGCGCGTTTTTTTAAACTGGACAGTCTGCCTGATCTTGTTTTTGATCATCGCGACATTTTAAGTGATTTCTCTTCCAATCTGATCCGGTTGCAGACTCACGCTGCTGTTGGCAATAAATAA
- a CDS encoding L-threonylcarbamoyladenylate synthase, which yields MIEQEAVNILRTGGVLVYPTETLFAIGADAMDERAANRVALIKGRPVSKPLPLIIGSIDQLDLVTESVSPELLKLTKKFWPGPLSILVKAREELPSAVKDSRGYTSVRWTDHPRAAELCLKAHAPLIATSANMSGKPGTGIAAELDAELTIMVEGVYTPDPGPKGGNPSTVVEPLADNKIKIFRDGVVTREQLTNAGFVIVD from the coding sequence ATGATTGAGCAGGAAGCTGTAAATATTTTAAGGACCGGTGGGGTCTTGGTCTATCCCACGGAAACCCTTTTTGCCATTGGTGCAGATGCCATGGATGAAAGGGCTGCGAATCGTGTCGCCCTTATCAAAGGACGTCCGGTATCTAAACCGTTGCCGTTGATTATCGGCAGTATTGATCAGCTTGACCTTGTTACAGAATCTGTTTCTCCTGAATTGCTTAAGCTTACCAAAAAGTTCTGGCCCGGACCGCTTTCAATTCTGGTTAAGGCTCGGGAAGAGCTTCCTTCTGCTGTAAAGGATTCAAGGGGATATACATCTGTTCGTTGGACAGATCATCCGCGTGCAGCTGAGTTATGTCTCAAGGCTCATGCTCCGCTTATCGCAACCAGTGCCAATATGAGCGGCAAGCCCGGGACCGGTATTGCAGCAGAGTTGGATGCAGAACTGACTATCATGGTCGAAGGGGTTTATACTCCTGATCCCGGTCCGAAAGGCGGAAATCCCTCAACTGTTGTTGAACCGCTTGCAGATAATAAAATCAAAATATTTCGAGATGGTGTGGTTACGCGTGAGCAATTAACCAATGCCGGATTTGTAATTGTAGATTAA